The following proteins are encoded in a genomic region of Gossypium hirsutum isolate 1008001.06 chromosome D05, Gossypium_hirsutum_v2.1, whole genome shotgun sequence:
- the LOC107906648 gene encoding RING-H2 finger protein ATL57 has product MKPYNRKLFLYYDSPYSSSTTSLPPLHFSNTTNATSSPPSSSKKSPHYNPPFDSAMALTCVVLLTVLFFMGFFSIFIRRFSEDPSAHLSRRRRYRGGPLDPFPFPSDLHLVSASRKGLDPTTIRSLPVYSYRGNAKYQIDCPICLSEFEENQCLKTIPHCEHVFHVECIDTWLASHVSCPVCRGTRLLEIMNVGGDGGSSELGDLRETVDQSPAVEISETCMVMEPVSMVRRASSCSSLEKRATLPRTLSF; this is encoded by the coding sequence ATGAAACCCTACAACCGGAAACTCTTCCTCTACTATGACTCTCCTTACTCCTCCTCCACCACCTCATTACCACCCCTCCACTTCTCCAACACCACTAACGCCACCTCATCTCCGCCGTCCTCATCTAAAAAGTCACCTCACTACAACCCTCCTTTTGACTCCGCCATGGCTCTCACTTGCGTCGTTCTCCTCACTGTTCTCTTCTTCATGGGCTTTTTCTCTATCTTTATTCGTCGTTTCTCGGAAGACCCATCGGCACATCTATCTCGTAGAAGACGTTACCGTGGTGGCCCCCTTGACCCATTTCCTTTCCCCTCTGATCTTCATCTTGTCTCGGCTTCACGCAAAGGACTTGACCCGACGACCATTCGGTCGTTGCCTGTATATTCTTACCGTGGGAATGCCAAGTATCAGATAGATTGCCCCATTTGTCTGAGCGAGTTTGAAGAGAATCAATGTCTTAAAACGATACCGCATTGCGAACATGTTTTCCACGTCGAATGCATTGACACGTGGCTAGCTTCCCATGTCTCCTGTCCCGTTTGTAGAGGGACCCGGTTGTTGGAGATCATGAACGTCGGCGGCGACGGCGGTAGCAGTGAATTGGGTGATCTGCGGGAGACAGTTGATCAGTCACCTGCGGTTGAGATTAGTGAAACGTGTATGGTGATGGAACCAGTATCAATGGTTAGGAGAGCAAGTAGCTGTTCAAGTTTGGAGAAACGCGCCACGTTGCCACGAACATTGAGTTTTTGA